One stretch of Rathayibacter festucae DSM 15932 DNA includes these proteins:
- a CDS encoding amidase family protein: MSVGSIAELRAALAVGAVSAVEVAADRLAAVAAQSGTVVAWDEEAVLRTAASVDERRRRGEPLGALAGVPLTVKDSFDVAGLDGSVGTAESVHRSVADAPAVAALRAADAVILGKTAVPPFLDSFDTASALHGRAVNPWGAQLTAGGSSGGSAAAVASGLSWGDLGSDLTGSIRVPAAWNGVCGHRPSSGVISKRGHLPWPVGTRLEPSASAAGPIARSADDTAALFAVLAGSVSSGPWRLALPEPRFSRLSELTVGLWLAEESAPVDDETAAALAALAERLRAAGATVVDLGPSVLGTAEAEALFDRLVLHEISYPGGPGAPVAQAWADWDEQLRLRAEWERAIAGVDVVLAPVVPFAAPAFPLAEADRRAIGRWSCLANLAMGPSTVLPIGLGATSGLPLAAQLIGAHGDDLATLGAARLLAAEGLVPRTLRAPETV, encoded by the coding sequence GTGAGCGTCGGGAGCATCGCCGAGCTGCGCGCCGCGCTCGCCGTCGGGGCCGTGTCGGCCGTCGAGGTCGCCGCGGATCGGCTCGCCGCGGTCGCCGCGCAGTCGGGCACGGTCGTCGCGTGGGACGAGGAGGCGGTCCTCCGCACCGCCGCCTCGGTCGACGAGCGCCGGCGGCGGGGCGAGCCGCTCGGGGCGCTCGCGGGCGTCCCGCTCACGGTGAAGGACTCGTTCGACGTCGCCGGACTCGACGGCAGCGTCGGCACCGCGGAGAGCGTGCACCGCTCCGTCGCGGACGCCCCGGCGGTCGCCGCGCTGCGGGCCGCCGACGCCGTGATCCTCGGCAAGACGGCGGTGCCGCCGTTCCTCGACTCGTTCGACACCGCGAGCGCGCTGCACGGCCGGGCGGTCAATCCGTGGGGCGCGCAGCTGACCGCGGGCGGCTCCTCCGGCGGGTCCGCCGCCGCGGTCGCGTCCGGCCTGTCCTGGGGCGACCTCGGCAGCGACCTGACCGGGTCGATCCGCGTGCCGGCCGCCTGGAACGGCGTCTGCGGGCACCGGCCGAGCAGCGGAGTGATCTCCAAGCGCGGGCACCTGCCCTGGCCGGTCGGCACCCGGCTCGAGCCCTCCGCGTCCGCTGCCGGGCCGATCGCCCGGAGCGCCGACGACACCGCGGCGCTCTTCGCGGTGCTCGCCGGGTCGGTCTCCTCCGGACCGTGGCGGCTCGCGCTGCCCGAGCCGCGGTTCTCCCGGCTGAGCGAGCTGACCGTCGGGCTGTGGCTCGCGGAGGAGAGCGCGCCGGTCGACGATGAGACGGCGGCGGCGCTCGCCGCTCTCGCCGAGCGACTGCGCGCCGCCGGCGCGACGGTGGTCGACCTTGGGCCGTCCGTGCTCGGCACCGCGGAGGCCGAGGCGCTGTTCGACCGGCTGGTCCTGCACGAGATCAGCTACCCCGGCGGCCCCGGAGCCCCGGTGGCGCAGGCCTGGGCCGACTGGGACGAGCAGCTGCGGCTGCGCGCGGAGTGGGAGCGGGCCATCGCCGGGGTGGACGTCGTGCTCGCACCGGTGGTGCCGTTCGCGGCGCCCGCGTTCCCGCTCGCCGAGGCCGACCGCCGGGCGATCGGCCGCTGGAGCTGCCTGGCGAACCTCGCCATGGGCCCGTCGACGGTGCTCCCGATCGGTCTCGGCGCGACGTCCGGCCTGCCGCTGGCCGCGCAGCTGATCGGCGCGCACGGCGACGACCTCGCGACCCTCGGCGCGGCCCGGCTGCTGGCGGCCGAGGGCCTGGTGCCGCGGACGCTGCGGGCGCCCGAGACGGTTTGA
- a CDS encoding low temperature requirement protein A, which produces MTLLRVRMRPRAVDEPHRVSSPLELLVDLTFVVAIAQIAAQLAHATEEGHLGETVLPFAMVFFAIWWAWMNFTWFASGYDTDDVPYRLLTLAQMGGVLVLAAGVPTAFEEGDFTAITVGYAIMRFALVSQWLRVAVSTPSQRVSALRSAGGFSLVQVGWLLRLLLPDEYGVVSFVVLAALELAVPLWALRAGESSWHPHHIAERYGLFTIILLGEGVLAAVTGVQQAVTESGVSLSLVIVAACALVIVFALWWLSFLHPSGELLERRRDLSFRWGYAHFVIFAALGGLGAGLESAVAATAGHLEASDTVIGAAVAVPVAAFLVMLWAVHLPLAEGRPLRAALVLPAALAVLATPLLAAPLGVAAALTAIALLCAALVATALTPARV; this is translated from the coding sequence ATGACCCTCCTCCGCGTCCGGATGCGCCCGCGCGCCGTCGACGAGCCGCACCGGGTGTCGTCGCCGCTCGAGCTGCTCGTGGACCTGACCTTCGTCGTCGCGATCGCGCAGATCGCCGCGCAGCTCGCGCACGCGACGGAGGAGGGACACCTCGGCGAGACGGTCCTCCCCTTCGCGATGGTGTTCTTCGCGATCTGGTGGGCCTGGATGAACTTCACCTGGTTCGCCTCCGGCTACGACACCGACGACGTGCCCTACCGCCTGCTCACGCTCGCGCAGATGGGCGGGGTGCTCGTGCTCGCGGCGGGCGTGCCGACGGCGTTCGAGGAGGGCGACTTCACGGCGATCACCGTCGGCTACGCGATCATGCGGTTCGCGCTGGTGAGCCAGTGGCTGCGGGTCGCCGTGTCGACGCCGAGCCAGCGGGTCTCGGCGCTGCGCAGCGCGGGCGGGTTCTCGCTCGTGCAGGTCGGCTGGCTGCTGCGGCTCCTGCTGCCCGACGAATACGGAGTGGTGAGCTTCGTCGTCTTGGCGGCGCTCGAGCTGGCGGTGCCGCTGTGGGCGCTGCGGGCGGGCGAGTCGAGCTGGCACCCGCACCACATCGCCGAGCGCTACGGGCTGTTCACGATCATCCTGCTCGGCGAGGGCGTGCTCGCGGCCGTGACCGGGGTGCAGCAGGCGGTGACGGAGTCGGGGGTGAGCCTCTCGCTCGTGATCGTGGCGGCCTGCGCGCTGGTGATCGTCTTCGCGCTGTGGTGGCTGTCGTTCCTGCACCCGTCGGGCGAGCTGCTCGAGCGGCGGCGCGACCTCTCCTTCCGCTGGGGGTACGCGCACTTCGTGATCTTCGCGGCGCTCGGCGGCCTGGGCGCCGGCCTCGAGTCGGCGGTCGCGGCGACGGCCGGGCACCTGGAGGCGAGCGACACCGTGATCGGCGCCGCGGTCGCCGTGCCGGTCGCCGCCTTCCTGGTGATGCTGTGGGCCGTGCACCTGCCGCTCGCCGAGGGTCGCCCGCTCCGCGCCGCCCTCGTCCTGCCCGCCGCCCTCGCGGTGCTGGCGACCCCCCTCCTGGCCGCGCCCCTCGGCGTTGCCGCCGCCCTGACGGCGATCGCCCTCCTCTGCGCCGCCCTGGTGGCCACCGCCCTGACGCCCGCGCGGGTCTGA
- a CDS encoding glycosyltransferase, whose protein sequence is MAHPLTPTQHLPFAHGGGAVVGMLSTFPPTRCGLATFAQSLGDALAAEHGATIRTVRVMDELAVPGSAVGRSVVAELVASDPASIAQAAAELSRSDVAVIQHEYGIYGGPDGDEVLALMEQLTVPAIVVLHTVLETPSDSQRSVLERVADLADAVVVMTAVAAEILERRYSVDTRKVGVIAHGVPVWTGGAERTAPRADSGATPQIITWGLIGPGKGIEWGIRATALLRDAGVDARYTVFGQTHPKVVASHGEAYRESLAELVAELGLGDRVFLDGRYLDPAQLAAAVAEADAVLLPYDSRNQVTSGVLVEALAAGRSVVATAFPHALELLTAPRGRTVAHEDPAAMADALREVLAGAAGAASDTNGPSATELPATGLSSEALSWPAAAGRYLDLVERLRVERAA, encoded by the coding sequence ATGGCGCACCCCCTCACCCCCACGCAGCACCTCCCCTTCGCGCACGGCGGCGGCGCCGTCGTCGGGATGCTCTCGACCTTCCCGCCGACCCGCTGCGGCCTCGCCACCTTCGCCCAGTCGCTCGGCGACGCCCTGGCCGCGGAGCACGGCGCGACGATCCGCACCGTCCGGGTGATGGACGAGCTCGCCGTCCCCGGCTCGGCCGTCGGCCGGAGTGTCGTCGCCGAGCTCGTCGCGAGCGACCCGGCGAGCATCGCGCAGGCCGCGGCGGAGCTCAGCCGCAGCGACGTCGCCGTGATCCAGCACGAGTACGGCATCTACGGCGGCCCGGACGGCGACGAGGTCCTCGCGCTGATGGAGCAGCTCACGGTCCCGGCGATCGTCGTCCTGCACACCGTCCTCGAGACGCCCAGCGACTCGCAGCGCTCGGTGCTGGAGCGGGTCGCCGACCTCGCCGACGCGGTCGTGGTGATGACGGCCGTCGCCGCCGAGATCCTCGAGCGCCGCTACTCCGTCGACACCCGCAAGGTCGGCGTCATCGCCCACGGCGTGCCGGTCTGGACGGGCGGCGCCGAGCGCACTGCGCCGCGCGCCGACTCCGGCGCCACCCCGCAGATCATCACCTGGGGCCTGATCGGCCCCGGCAAGGGCATCGAGTGGGGGATCCGCGCCACGGCGCTCCTCCGCGACGCCGGCGTCGACGCCCGCTACACGGTGTTCGGGCAGACGCACCCGAAGGTCGTCGCCTCGCACGGGGAGGCCTACCGCGAGTCGCTCGCCGAGCTCGTCGCCGAGCTCGGTCTCGGCGACCGGGTCTTCCTCGACGGCCGCTACCTCGACCCGGCCCAGCTCGCCGCCGCGGTCGCGGAGGCCGACGCGGTGCTGCTCCCCTACGACTCCCGCAACCAGGTCACCTCCGGCGTACTGGTGGAGGCGCTCGCCGCGGGGCGCTCGGTCGTCGCGACCGCGTTCCCGCACGCGCTCGAGCTGCTGACCGCGCCGCGCGGCCGCACCGTCGCGCACGAGGACCCGGCGGCGATGGCCGACGCGCTGCGGGAGGTGCTCGCCGGGGCCGCGGGGGCCGCGTCCGACACGAACGGGCCGTCCGCCACGGAGCTGCCCGCCACTGGCCTGTCCTCGGAGGCGCTGTCCTGGCCCGCCGCGGCCGGCCGCTACCTGGACCTGGTCGAGCGCCTCCGGGTGGAGCGCGCGGCGTGA
- a CDS encoding glycosyltransferase gives MTSRADGTAPVLSTALPYSHLDALTDAGGLFEHALLDVPRREHGYCVDDVARALIVVAQEPEQSEVTRRLTEQYLRFLERASAADGTVRNRVSADGDSPEEPSLGDWWGRAVWAAGVVAARAELPLSRHRGMRLFQRLAARRSPHLRAMTSAVLGAVEVLEAHPESAAAAQLVADGSALLHHAAEADWPWPEPRLRYANGCLPEALLAAGAALGDPVLLARGFHQLAFLLALESGENGLSVCGVAGRGPGETGALFDQQPIEVAALAAACARALTIEEDPLWRDGLAACWAWFRGVNDSGTVMIDPVTGAGYDGLTPTGRNENRGAESTIAALHTSLVVRRAELAQAAAA, from the coding sequence GTGACCTCCCGAGCGGACGGCACGGCGCCGGTCCTCTCGACCGCACTCCCCTACTCCCACCTCGACGCGCTCACCGACGCGGGCGGGCTCTTCGAGCACGCGCTGCTCGACGTGCCGCGGCGCGAGCACGGCTACTGCGTCGACGACGTGGCGCGCGCGCTGATCGTGGTCGCGCAGGAGCCGGAGCAGTCCGAGGTGACGCGGCGGCTGACCGAGCAGTACCTGCGCTTCCTCGAGCGGGCGAGTGCCGCGGACGGCACGGTGCGCAACCGCGTCTCGGCCGACGGCGACTCCCCGGAGGAGCCGTCGCTCGGCGACTGGTGGGGCCGCGCCGTCTGGGCCGCCGGCGTCGTCGCGGCGCGGGCGGAGCTGCCGCTCAGCCGGCACCGCGGGATGCGGCTGTTCCAGCGCCTCGCCGCCCGGCGCTCCCCGCACCTGCGCGCGATGACCTCCGCCGTACTCGGCGCGGTCGAGGTGCTCGAGGCGCATCCCGAGAGCGCCGCCGCCGCGCAGCTCGTCGCGGACGGCTCGGCGCTGCTGCACCACGCGGCCGAGGCCGACTGGCCCTGGCCCGAGCCGCGGCTGCGCTACGCGAACGGCTGTCTCCCGGAGGCGCTGCTCGCGGCCGGCGCGGCGCTCGGCGATCCCGTGCTGCTCGCGCGCGGCTTCCACCAGCTGGCGTTCCTGCTCGCACTCGAGTCCGGCGAGAACGGCCTCTCGGTCTGCGGAGTCGCCGGCCGCGGCCCCGGCGAGACCGGCGCGCTCTTCGACCAGCAGCCGATCGAGGTCGCGGCGCTCGCGGCCGCCTGCGCCCGCGCGCTGACGATCGAGGAGGACCCGCTCTGGCGCGACGGCCTGGCCGCGTGCTGGGCCTGGTTCCGCGGAGTCAACGACTCCGGGACCGTGATGATCGACCCGGTCACCGGCGCCGGCTACGACGGCCTGACGCCGACCGGCCGCAACGAGAACCGGGGCGCGGAGTCGACCATCGCCGCCCTGCACACCTCGCTCGTCGTCCGCCGCGCGGAGCTCGCGCAGGCGGCCGCGGCGTGA
- a CDS encoding glycosyltransferase family 4 protein → MTPVLRGLRVGMLAPVAWRTPPRHYGPWERVASLLTEGLVRRGVDVTLFATGDSATAGRLSSVVPEGYAESGADGRVQESLHIAHALARSREFDLVHNHLDWLPLALAAQWPVPLVTTVHGFSGPGILPAYREALRHPLTANLVSISESDRSPELDYVATVHHGIDLSELPYSAQPGSDDLVVLGRIHPDKGTAEAVRIAAGAGLRLVIAGIVQDERYWREEVEPHVDGDRVVYAGSVGPAERAALLGSAVALLHPIGFDEPFGLSVVEAMACGTPVIAYRRGSMPEIVDEGVSGFVVDSAAEAVAAVPRARRLDRARVRETAVRRFAVERMVDGYLRVYARVLGR, encoded by the coding sequence GTGACGCCCGTCCTGCGCGGACTGCGCGTCGGGATGCTCGCTCCCGTCGCCTGGCGCACCCCGCCGCGGCACTACGGGCCGTGGGAGCGGGTGGCGAGCCTGCTCACCGAGGGCCTGGTGCGCCGCGGGGTGGACGTGACGCTGTTCGCGACCGGCGACTCCGCGACCGCGGGCCGGCTCTCGAGCGTCGTGCCGGAGGGCTACGCCGAGTCCGGCGCCGACGGGCGGGTCCAGGAGTCCCTGCACATCGCGCACGCGCTCGCCCGCTCGCGGGAGTTCGACCTCGTGCACAATCACCTCGACTGGCTGCCGCTCGCGCTCGCCGCGCAGTGGCCGGTGCCGCTGGTGACGACGGTGCACGGCTTCTCCGGCCCGGGCATCCTGCCCGCGTACCGCGAGGCGCTGCGGCACCCGCTGACCGCGAACCTGGTCTCGATATCGGAGAGCGACCGCTCGCCCGAGCTCGACTACGTCGCCACGGTGCACCACGGGATCGACCTGTCGGAGCTGCCTTACTCAGCGCAGCCCGGCTCGGACGACCTGGTGGTCCTCGGCCGCATCCATCCCGACAAGGGCACGGCGGAGGCGGTGCGCATCGCCGCCGGTGCGGGCCTGCGCCTCGTGATCGCGGGCATCGTGCAGGACGAGCGCTACTGGCGCGAGGAGGTCGAGCCGCACGTCGACGGCGACCGCGTGGTCTACGCCGGCTCCGTCGGGCCGGCCGAGCGCGCGGCCCTGCTCGGCTCGGCGGTCGCGCTGCTGCACCCGATCGGCTTCGACGAGCCGTTCGGCCTCTCGGTGGTCGAGGCGATGGCCTGCGGCACCCCCGTGATCGCGTACCGGCGCGGATCCATGCCCGAGATCGTCGACGAGGGCGTGAGCGGCTTCGTCGTCGACTCGGCGGCGGAGGCGGTCGCCGCGGTCCCGCGCGCCCGCCGGCTCGACCGCGCGCGGGTCCGCGAGACGGCCGTCCGCCGCTTCGCCGTCGAGCGGATGGTCGACGGCTACCTCCGCGTGTACGCACGGGTGCTGGGGCGCTGA